One part of the Georgfuchsia toluolica genome encodes these proteins:
- the iscA gene encoding iron-sulfur cluster assembly protein IscA — protein MMITLTEQAASHVSKFIAKRGKGIGLRLGVKTSGCSGMAYKLEFADDANPEDIVYESHGLKVLIDPKSLPYLDGTELDYTKEGLKEGFKFNNPNVQDACGCGESFKV, from the coding sequence ATAATGATTACATTGACCGAACAGGCGGCCAGTCATGTCTCGAAATTCATTGCCAAGCGCGGCAAGGGGATCGGCCTGCGCCTCGGCGTCAAAACCTCAGGCTGCTCCGGCATGGCTTACAAGCTTGAATTCGCCGACGATGCAAATCCCGAGGATATCGTGTACGAAAGTCATGGCCTCAAGGTGTTGATTGATCCGAAGAGCCTGCCTTATCTGGATGGCACCGAGCTCGATTACACCAAGGAAGGTTTGAAGGAAGGCTTCAAGTTCAATAATCCGAACGTCCAGGATGCGTGCGGCTGCGGCGAGAGCTTCAAGGTCTGA
- a CDS encoding inositol monophosphatase family protein — MHPTLNIAKKAALNAGKIISRASRDISQLTVSTKQQSDYVTEVDRAAEDEIIATIRDTYPDHSILAEESGAQAGAAGKSDYQWIIDPLDGTTNFIHGFPQYAISIGVAHKGVMTHAVVFDPNRNELFTASKGGGAFLNDKRIRVSKRAKLEDSLIGTGFPYRVFDHVDAYLAIFKELAKKTGGMRRPGAASLDLAYVACGRLDGFWELGLAPWDMAAGTLLISEAGGLVGDFSGENDYMNTGNIIGGTPKVFAQLVQTIAPHLTAKLEA, encoded by the coding sequence ATGCATCCCACCCTGAATATCGCCAAAAAAGCCGCGCTCAACGCGGGCAAGATCATCAGCCGCGCCAGCCGCGACATCAGCCAGCTTACGGTCAGCACCAAACAACAAAGCGATTACGTCACCGAGGTGGATCGCGCGGCGGAGGATGAAATCATCGCCACCATTCGAGACACCTATCCCGACCATTCGATCTTAGCAGAGGAAAGCGGGGCGCAAGCAGGCGCGGCGGGCAAATCGGACTACCAGTGGATAATCGATCCGCTCGATGGCACCACCAACTTCATTCACGGTTTTCCGCAGTATGCAATTTCGATCGGCGTCGCCCACAAGGGCGTCATGACCCATGCCGTTGTCTTCGATCCCAACCGCAATGAATTGTTCACCGCCAGCAAGGGCGGCGGCGCCTTTCTCAACGACAAACGCATTCGCGTTTCCAAACGCGCCAAGCTCGAAGACTCGCTGATCGGTACCGGCTTCCCCTATCGCGTGTTCGACCATGTCGATGCCTACCTCGCCATCTTCAAGGAGCTCGCGAAAAAAACCGGGGGCATGCGCCGCCCCGGCGCCGCCTCGCTCGACCTCGCCTACGTCGCCTGCGGCCGTCTCGACGGCTTTTGGGAACTCGGCCTTGCGCCGTGGGACATGGCGGCCGGCACCCTGCTCATCAGCGAGGCTGGCGGCCTGGTCGGCGATTTTTCCGGCGAGAATGATTACATGAACACCGGCAATATCATCGGTGGTACCCCCAAGGTCTTTGCCCAACTGGTGCAAACCATTGCTCCGCATCTGACAGCGAAACTTGAAGCCTGA
- a CDS encoding IscS subfamily cysteine desulfurase — MLKFPIYLDYSATTPVDPRVAAKMIPYLTEHFGNPASRSHSYGWEAEKAVEEAREQVAALVGADAKDIIWTSGATESNNLAIKGAANFYGPSKGKHIITVSTEHKAVLDTVKELERKGFEATYLEPQENGLITVEQFQQALRPDTVLASVMAVNNEIGVIQPFAELGEICREKGVIFHVDAAQATGKMPIDLKTLKVDLMSFSAHKTYGPKGIGALYVRRKPRIRLEAQMHGGGHERGLRSGTLATHQIVGMGEAFRLAREEMAIENERIRMLRDKLLSGLLDIEETYVNGDLEQRVPHNLNISFNFVEGESLIMAIKDIAVSSGSACTSASLEPSYVLRALGRSDELAHSSIRFTIGRFTTEEEIDYAVKLLHAKLNKLRELSPLWEMFKDGVDLNSVQWAAH; from the coding sequence ATGCTCAAGTTCCCGATCTATCTCGACTATTCCGCGACGACTCCGGTCGACCCGCGGGTGGCCGCAAAGATGATTCCTTATTTGACCGAACATTTCGGCAATCCTGCTTCGCGTTCCCATTCCTACGGCTGGGAGGCGGAGAAGGCAGTGGAAGAGGCGCGCGAACAGGTCGCGGCGCTGGTTGGTGCGGATGCAAAGGACATTATCTGGACATCGGGCGCTACCGAGTCGAACAATCTTGCCATCAAGGGTGCGGCGAATTTCTACGGTCCGAGCAAGGGCAAGCACATCATCACCGTGTCCACCGAGCACAAGGCAGTGCTGGATACGGTGAAGGAACTCGAACGCAAGGGCTTCGAGGCGACTTATCTCGAACCGCAGGAAAACGGCCTGATTACGGTTGAACAGTTCCAGCAGGCACTGCGTCCCGACACTGTGCTCGCCTCGGTGATGGCGGTGAACAATGAGATCGGCGTGATCCAGCCGTTTGCCGAACTGGGTGAAATCTGCCGCGAGAAAGGCGTCATTTTCCACGTCGATGCGGCGCAGGCTACCGGCAAGATGCCGATCGACCTCAAGACCTTGAAGGTGGACCTGATGTCCTTCTCTGCGCACAAAACCTATGGTCCCAAGGGTATCGGCGCTCTGTATGTGCGGAGAAAGCCCAGAATCAGACTCGAAGCGCAGATGCACGGCGGCGGTCATGAGCGCGGCCTGCGTTCGGGTACGCTGGCCACGCACCAGATTGTCGGCATGGGCGAAGCCTTCCGCCTTGCGCGTGAGGAAATGGCGATCGAAAACGAGCGCATCCGCATGCTGCGTGACAAGCTGTTGAGCGGCCTGCTGGATATTGAGGAAACCTATGTCAATGGCGACCTTGAACAGCGCGTGCCGCACAACCTCAATATCAGCTTCAACTTCGTCGAGGGCGAATCGCTGATCATGGCGATCAAGGATATTGCCGTGTCGTCGGGGTCGGCCTGCACCTCGGCTTCGCTCGAACCCTCGTATGTGTTGCGCGCGCTGGGTCGTTCCGACGAACTGGCGCACAGTTCTATCCGCTTTACCATCGGCCGCTTCACGACGGAGGAAGAGATCGACTACGCGGTCAAGCTGTTACACGCCAAGCTGAACAAACTGCGCGAATTGTCGCCGTTGTGGGAAATGTTCAAGGACGGCGTCGACTTGAATTCAGTGCAGTGGGCAGCACATTGA
- the cysE gene encoding serine O-acetyltransferase, whose protein sequence is MFSHLREDLACVFQRDPAARTTWEVITCYPGFHALTLHRFSHWLWGLRLRWLGRFVSHFTRWLTGIEIHPGASIGHRVFIDHGMGVVIGETAVIGDDCTLYHGVTLGGTSWNKGKRHPTLQQGVVIGAGAKVLGPIVIGAGAKIGSNAVVVRDVKPGATAVGIPARVIESVKDQVREDKAEKLGFSAYAVTRNEDDPLAQAIHGLLDHAVETDRRIERLLHYIERAGVSVEDDMATANKFDPNYLSKIVD, encoded by the coding sequence GTGTTCTCACATTTGCGCGAAGATCTCGCCTGCGTATTCCAGCGTGACCCTGCTGCCCGTACCACTTGGGAGGTTATCACCTGCTATCCGGGTTTTCATGCGCTGACGCTGCACCGGTTCTCGCACTGGTTGTGGGGGTTGCGTTTGCGCTGGCTGGGGCGTTTTGTTTCGCATTTCACGCGCTGGCTTACCGGCATCGAGATACATCCCGGCGCGAGCATCGGTCACCGCGTGTTCATTGACCACGGCATGGGTGTGGTGATCGGTGAGACCGCCGTGATCGGCGACGACTGCACGCTCTACCATGGCGTCACGCTGGGCGGGACTTCCTGGAACAAGGGCAAGCGCCATCCCACGCTGCAACAAGGCGTTGTCATCGGTGCCGGGGCGAAGGTTCTTGGTCCGATTGTCATCGGCGCCGGTGCGAAAATAGGGTCAAATGCGGTAGTCGTCCGAGACGTAAAACCCGGCGCGACGGCTGTCGGCATTCCGGCCCGGGTGATCGAGTCGGTAAAGGATCAGGTTCGCGAGGACAAGGCGGAAAAACTCGGTTTCTCGGCTTATGCGGTCACCCGTAACGAGGACGACCCGCTGGCACAGGCTATTCATGGCCTGCTGGATCATGCGGTCGAAACCGACCGCCGTATTGAACGTCTGCTGCACTACATCGAGCGTGCCGGCGTTTCGGTCGAGGATGATATGGCGACCGCAAACAAGTTCGATCCGAATTACCTCTCAAAAATAGTTGACTAA
- a CDS encoding peroxiredoxin, with protein MKRLFAFLTLIALLPAYAFAELKPGDMAPDFTTQASLGGKVFGFSLAETLKQGPVVLYFYPAAFTSGCTIEAHNFAEAVDKFKEQHATVIGISTDNIDTLNRFSVSECRSKFAVAADPDGRITKSYDSVLAWKSGWANRVSYVITPDGKIIYAYSAMSPDKHVENTLNAVRAWAAAHK; from the coding sequence TTGAAACGACTATTTGCCTTCCTTACACTGATCGCCCTCCTCCCGGCATACGCATTTGCCGAGCTCAAGCCCGGCGACATGGCGCCCGACTTCACGACGCAAGCCTCCCTCGGCGGCAAGGTATTTGGCTTCTCGCTGGCGGAGACTCTCAAGCAAGGCCCGGTGGTACTGTATTTCTATCCTGCGGCATTCACCTCCGGCTGCACCATCGAAGCCCACAACTTCGCCGAGGCAGTCGATAAATTCAAGGAACAGCACGCCACGGTGATCGGCATCTCCACCGACAACATCGACACGCTCAACAGGTTCTCGGTCAGTGAATGCCGCAGTAAATTTGCGGTTGCCGCTGACCCCGATGGACGCATCACCAAGAGCTATGATTCCGTGCTGGCCTGGAAAAGCGGCTGGGCCAACCGTGTTTCTTATGTCATCACACCAGACGGGAAGATCATCTACGCCTACAGCGCCATGTCACCCGACAAACATGTTGAGAACACGCTCAATGCGGTTCGCGCCTGGGCAGCAGCACACAAGTAA
- a CDS encoding Rrf2 family transcriptional regulator encodes MRLTTKGRFAVSAILDLAMHQQEGPVTLAGISERQHISLSYLEQLFGKLRRHNLVTSVRGPGGGYCLGRESAEISVSDIIRAVDEVLGCDEANCREEYVCITHKLWSKLTNHMYEYLDSVSLADLVKEQYPDAVTVLHDQRPARRPAKRSEVMAAA; translated from the coding sequence ATGAGATTGACAACCAAAGGCCGTTTTGCCGTAAGTGCCATACTGGATCTGGCCATGCATCAACAAGAAGGCCCGGTGACGCTCGCCGGGATAAGCGAGCGGCAGCATATATCCCTATCCTATCTCGAACAATTGTTCGGCAAGCTGCGCCGCCACAATCTGGTGACCAGCGTGCGTGGTCCGGGTGGCGGTTATTGTCTGGGGCGCGAATCCGCAGAAATTTCGGTCAGCGATATCATTCGCGCCGTGGATGAGGTGCTCGGCTGTGATGAGGCCAATTGCCGCGAAGAATATGTCTGTATTACCCACAAGCTCTGGTCAAAATTGACCAATCACATGTACGAATACCTTGACAGTGTATCGCTGGCGGATCTGGTCAAGGAGCAGTATCCGGATGCCGTGACGGTGCTGCATGACCAGCGGCCGGCGCGCAGACCAGCCAAACGCAGCGAGGTAATGGCAGCCGCCTGA
- the iscX gene encoding Fe-S cluster assembly protein IscX encodes MKWTDTLDIAIALIDAHPDIDPTKINFVDLMRWVVALPGFEDNDKHCGEKILEAIQMAWIEEVE; translated from the coding sequence ATGAAATGGACCGATACGCTCGATATTGCGATTGCATTGATCGATGCGCATCCCGACATTGACCCGACGAAAATCAATTTCGTCGACCTGATGCGCTGGGTGGTTGCGTTGCCCGGTTTCGAGGACAACGACAAGCACTGCGGCGAAAAAATCCTCGAAGCCATACAAATGGCATGGATCGAGGAAGTCGAATAA
- a CDS encoding TatD family hydrolase, producing MLIDTHCHLDATEFDADRDAVMARAHAVGVMHIVVPAVERANFDRVAALCRQYPGCSPAYGIHPMYVDRALAADLDVLRETLRREQPVAVGEIGLDRFVADRDDVRQEFYFVEQLKIAREFELPVLLHVRRAIDPILKHLRRIHVPGGIAHAFNGSRQQADEFIKLGFKLGFGGAMTWPRASRLRELVVVLPLESIVLETDAPDIPPVWVGRERNEPVEIAAIAREIAALRKIDVSALVAATMANAKAVLPRL from the coding sequence TTGTTAATCGATACCCACTGCCACCTCGACGCAACAGAATTTGATGCCGACCGCGATGCCGTGATGGCGCGTGCGCATGCCGTCGGTGTTATGCACATCGTGGTTCCAGCCGTGGAACGGGCCAATTTCGACAGGGTTGCCGCGCTGTGCCGGCAATACCCCGGTTGCAGCCCCGCTTACGGCATCCATCCGATGTATGTTGACCGCGCACTGGCCGCAGACCTGGACGTGTTGCGCGAAACCCTGCGCCGCGAACAGCCGGTCGCCGTGGGTGAAATAGGGCTGGATCGTTTTGTCGCCGATCGCGATGACGTCCGGCAGGAGTTCTACTTTGTCGAGCAACTCAAGATCGCACGCGAATTTGAGTTGCCGGTACTGCTGCATGTGCGGCGTGCCATCGATCCCATCCTGAAACACCTGCGCCGGATTCACGTGCCTGGCGGCATCGCCCATGCCTTCAACGGCAGCCGCCAGCAGGCCGACGAATTCATCAAGCTGGGCTTCAAGCTCGGTTTCGGCGGCGCGATGACCTGGCCGCGCGCCAGCCGTCTGCGCGAACTTGTCGTGGTCCTGCCGCTGGAATCCATCGTACTGGAAACCGATGCGCCGGACATTCCGCCAGTATGGGTGGGCCGGGAGCGCAATGAGCCAGTGGAAATCGCTGCGATTGCGCGGGAGATTGCCGCACTGCGTAAAATCGATGTGTCGGCGTTGGTCGCCGCCACGATGGCCAACGCCAAGGCCGTACTGCCGCGCTTGTAA
- the hscA gene encoding Fe-S protein assembly chaperone HscA, whose product MALLQISEPGESADPHQHRLAVGIDLGTTNSLVATVRSGVAAVLNDKQGRSLLPSVVRYGAEGKIDVGYEAQARQSLDPKNTIVSVKRFMGRGRRDIAHVESMPYDFIDSEGMVKLRTAQGIKSPVEVSADILRVLRQRGEESLGGELTGAVITVPAYFDDAQRQATKDAARLAGINVLRLLNEPTAAAIAYGLDNSSEGIYAVFDLGGGTFDISILKLSKGVFEVLATGGDSALGGDDFDQRVFCWIIEEAKLAPLSAQDARLLLTRACEAKEYLTYHGEVPITLRLGSGEYVDQKITTEVFSSITQTLIEKTLKPTKKALRDAGLSVDQVNGVVMVGGATRMPQIQHAVGEFFKQEPLNNLDPDKVVALGAAIQANLLAGNRSADDDWLLLDVIPLSLGIETMGGLVEKLIPRNSTIPVARAQEFTTFKDGQTAMAIHVVQGERELVSDCRSLARFELRGIPSMVAGAARIRVTFQVDADGLLSVSAREQTTGVEAHVEVKPSYGLSDGEIANMLKDSISHAADDASLRALREKQVEARRLIEATTSALKEDAELLSAGERARIDSNIQTLEASIKEDDSRALSVAMDALIASTESYAARRMNYSVKKALAGKTIKELG is encoded by the coding sequence ATGGCACTATTGCAAATTTCAGAGCCGGGTGAATCGGCAGATCCACATCAGCATCGCCTCGCGGTCGGTATTGATCTCGGTACGACCAACTCCCTGGTGGCCACCGTGCGCAGTGGCGTGGCCGCCGTGCTTAACGACAAACAGGGCCGCTCCTTGCTGCCTTCCGTAGTGCGCTACGGTGCCGAAGGCAAAATTGATGTGGGCTACGAGGCGCAGGCGAGGCAATCGCTCGACCCGAAGAACACCATCGTTTCGGTCAAGCGCTTCATGGGACGCGGGCGCCGCGATATCGCCCATGTCGAATCCATGCCCTATGATTTCATCGACAGCGAGGGCATGGTCAAGCTGCGCACGGCGCAGGGCATCAAGAGTCCGGTCGAGGTGTCGGCCGACATCCTGCGCGTGTTGCGCCAGCGTGGCGAAGAGTCGCTGGGCGGCGAATTGACTGGGGCAGTGATTACGGTACCGGCCTATTTCGATGATGCGCAACGGCAGGCGACCAAGGATGCGGCGCGACTGGCCGGGATCAATGTCCTGCGCCTGCTTAACGAGCCGACCGCGGCGGCGATTGCCTACGGTCTCGATAATAGCTCCGAAGGCATCTACGCCGTGTTCGATCTCGGCGGCGGCACCTTCGACATTTCCATTCTCAAACTTTCCAAGGGCGTGTTCGAAGTGCTCGCCACTGGCGGCGATTCGGCCCTGGGCGGCGATGATTTCGACCAGCGCGTGTTCTGCTGGATTATCGAAGAGGCAAAGCTGGCGCCGCTCTCGGCACAGGATGCGCGCTTGCTGCTGACGCGTGCCTGCGAGGCCAAGGAATATCTCACTTATCATGGCGAAGTGCCGATTACCTTGAGACTCGGTAGCGGCGAATATGTGGACCAGAAAATTACCACGGAAGTCTTTAGCTCCATCACGCAAACACTTATTGAAAAGACATTGAAGCCGACGAAGAAAGCGCTGCGCGATGCCGGCCTCTCGGTAGATCAGGTGAATGGCGTGGTGATGGTCGGCGGCGCGACGCGCATGCCGCAAATCCAGCACGCCGTGGGCGAGTTCTTCAAGCAGGAGCCGCTCAACAATCTCGACCCGGACAAGGTGGTGGCCCTCGGCGCCGCGATCCAGGCCAACCTGCTGGCCGGCAACCGCAGTGCCGATGATGACTGGCTACTGCTCGACGTGATTCCGCTCAGCCTCGGCATCGAAACCATGGGCGGCCTGGTCGAGAAATTGATTCCGCGCAACTCAACGATTCCGGTGGCGCGGGCGCAGGAATTCACCACTTTCAAGGACGGCCAGACCGCAATGGCGATCCATGTCGTGCAGGGCGAACGCGAACTGGTCTCGGACTGCCGTTCGCTGGCGCGCTTCGAATTGCGCGGCATTCCGTCCATGGTCGCCGGCGCGGCACGCATCCGCGTGACCTTCCAGGTAGACGCCGACGGGCTGCTGTCGGTCTCTGCACGCGAGCAGACCACGGGCGTCGAAGCGCACGTCGAAGTGAAGCCTTCCTACGGCCTTTCCGATGGCGAGATTGCCAACATGCTCAAGGACAGCATCAGCCACGCGGCGGACGATGCTTCGTTACGCGCGCTGCGTGAAAAGCAGGTCGAGGCACGCCGCTTGATTGAAGCGACGACTTCAGCGCTCAAGGAAGACGCCGAATTGCTTAGCGCCGGTGAACGCGCAAGAATCGATAGCAATATCCAGACGCTGGAAGCCAGCATCAAGGAAGATGACAGCCGTGCGCTGTCGGTGGCGATGGATGCCCTGATCGCCAGCACCGAGTCGTACGCTGCTCGCCGCATGAACTACAGCGTAAAGAAAGCACTCGCCGGCAAAACAATCAAGGAATTGGGTTAA
- a CDS encoding cysteine desulfurase family protein: MFAPVYLDHNATTPVHPRVLDAMLPWFSERPGNASSRHEYGRAARKALDEARQRVATAAGAHPTEVVFTSGGSEASNLFIKGAAACFKPGLIAVSSVEHPSVREPALALGRQGWKVHQIAVDAEGRVRRDDYAQMLRDQPLLISVMLANNETGVVQDVADLAAQAMMTHAWFHSDAVQAFGKMPVNFRDLNEHGVHALTISSHKIRGPKGAAALILDKHVELRPLISGGGHERGLRSGTENVPAIVGFGMACEIAVQDIELKAARLRALRDELEAGLFAQGATIFSQAAERLPNTTYFAFSDIDGDTLVGKLDRAGFAIASGAACSSANPEPSHVLLAMQVAPELARGAVRVSLGADTTAAQVRGFLAALQHTLFQLKRLTAVAV; the protein is encoded by the coding sequence ATGTTCGCTCCGGTCTATCTCGATCACAACGCGACAACGCCCGTACACCCCAGGGTGCTCGACGCCATGTTGCCGTGGTTTTCCGAGCGCCCCGGCAATGCATCGAGCCGCCACGAGTATGGCCGTGCCGCGCGCAAGGCGCTCGACGAGGCACGGCAGCGCGTCGCGACCGCGGCGGGTGCGCATCCAACGGAAGTGGTATTCACCAGCGGTGGTTCCGAAGCCAGCAATCTCTTCATCAAGGGCGCCGCGGCCTGCTTCAAACCCGGTTTGATCGCGGTGTCTTCGGTGGAGCATCCCAGTGTGCGCGAACCCGCTCTGGCGCTTGGCCGGCAAGGGTGGAAGGTGCATCAGATCGCTGTCGACGCAGAGGGACGCGTCCGCCGCGACGATTATGCCCAGATGCTGCGGGACCAGCCGCTGTTGATTTCGGTCATGCTGGCCAACAACGAGACCGGCGTAGTGCAGGATGTCGCCGATCTCGCGGCGCAGGCAATGATGACGCATGCATGGTTTCACAGCGATGCGGTACAGGCCTTCGGCAAGATGCCGGTGAACTTCCGCGATCTGAATGAGCATGGCGTGCATGCACTGACGATTTCTTCGCACAAGATTCGCGGTCCAAAGGGCGCCGCAGCGCTGATTCTCGACAAGCACGTCGAGTTGCGGCCGCTGATCTCGGGCGGGGGCCACGAACGCGGCCTGCGCTCGGGCACCGAGAATGTGCCCGCCATCGTTGGTTTCGGCATGGCATGCGAAATCGCGGTGCAGGACATTGAATTGAAAGCGGCACGCTTGCGTGCCCTGCGCGATGAACTCGAAGCTGGTCTTTTTGCGCAGGGCGCCACCATTTTTTCGCAAGCTGCGGAACGCCTGCCGAATACGACTTATTTTGCGTTCAGCGACATCGATGGCGACACGCTGGTGGGCAAGCTCGATCGTGCCGGCTTTGCCATCGCAAGCGGGGCAGCCTGCTCCAGCGCCAATCCGGAGCCATCGCATGTCCTGCTGGCGATGCAGGTCGCGCCGGAACTGGCGCGTGGCGCGGTACGCGTGAGTCTGGGAGCGGACACGACAGCAGCACAGGTGCGTGGCTTCCTGGCGGCGCTGCAACATACCCTTTTTCAATTGAAACGACTGACAGCCGTGGCTGTCTGA
- a CDS encoding RNA methyltransferase, translated as MIPPLPLERIRVVLSHPSHPGNIGAAARAMKTMGLSQLVLVNPRRFPDPQAETMAVGADDLLINARVVDTLSAALSGTLFATAITARRRELAVEPLWAREAAVELVNEAASGDVALVFGNETAGLSNDEVALCRRWASIPAQSGYSSLNLAQAVQVMCYELRMAALDPGSPPPIADAGQPASHDDVEGLLAHIERTAIETGYLNPAHPKRFPLRMRRLLARARIEQEEISMLRGMLTAIAKLTKKVD; from the coding sequence GTGATCCCACCTTTGCCGCTCGAGCGCATTCGCGTTGTGCTCTCCCATCCCAGTCATCCGGGCAATATCGGCGCAGCGGCGCGCGCCATGAAAACCATGGGCCTGTCGCAACTGGTGCTGGTAAATCCACGCCGCTTTCCCGATCCACAGGCCGAAACGATGGCCGTTGGTGCTGATGACCTTCTGATCAATGCGCGAGTCGTCGATACCCTCTCCGCAGCCTTGAGCGGCACTCTGTTCGCGACTGCCATTACCGCTCGCCGCCGCGAACTGGCGGTGGAGCCGCTGTGGGCGCGCGAGGCAGCGGTGGAGCTGGTGAATGAGGCCGCCAGCGGCGATGTCGCACTCGTGTTTGGCAACGAGACTGCAGGGCTTTCCAACGACGAGGTGGCGCTATGTCGGCGCTGGGCCTCGATTCCGGCCCAGTCCGGCTACAGCTCGCTCAACCTGGCGCAGGCGGTGCAGGTAATGTGCTACGAACTGCGCATGGCGGCGCTCGACCCAGGTTCGCCGCCACCGATAGCCGATGCCGGCCAGCCAGCCAGTCATGACGATGTGGAGGGCTTGCTGGCGCATATCGAACGCACTGCCATCGAGACCGGCTATCTGAATCCGGCCCATCCCAAGCGCTTTCCGCTGCGTATGCGGCGCCTGCTGGCCCGTGCACGCATTGAGCAGGAGGAAATCAGCATGCTGCGCGGCATGCTGACGGCCATTGCAAAACTGACGAAAAAGGTTGACTGA
- the fdx gene encoding ISC system 2Fe-2S type ferredoxin has protein sequence MTQVIVLPHPEICPDGAVIDVPPDQSLCYALLQNDIPIEHACEMSCACTTCHVIVREGFASLDPSEEDEDDLLDKAWGLEPNSRLSCQTYVKDTPLVIEIPKYTINQVKEGGKK, from the coding sequence ATGACTCAGGTAATCGTTCTGCCACATCCCGAAATCTGCCCCGATGGCGCTGTCATTGATGTGCCGCCGGATCAGTCCCTTTGCTATGCACTGCTGCAAAACGACATCCCGATCGAGCATGCCTGTGAAATGTCCTGCGCCTGCACCACCTGCCATGTCATTGTGCGCGAGGGCTTTGCATCGCTCGACCCCTCGGAGGAAGACGAGGACGACCTGCTTGACAAAGCCTGGGGTCTGGAACCGAATTCCCGCTTGTCCTGCCAGACTTATGTCAAGGACACGCCGCTGGTGATCGAGATTCCGAAATACACCATCAATCAGGTCAAGGAAGGAGGAAAGAAATGA
- the iscU gene encoding Fe-S cluster assembly scaffold IscU, translated as MSYSTKVIDHYENPRNVGSFAKDEDGVATGMVGAPACGDVMKLQIKVGKDGIIEDAKFKTYGCGSAIASSSLVTEWVKGKTVDQALDIKNTQIAEELALPPVKIHCSILAEDAIKAAVADYKKRQTK; from the coding sequence ATGTCTTACAGTACAAAAGTCATTGATCACTACGAGAATCCGCGCAATGTCGGTTCCTTTGCCAAGGATGAAGATGGCGTTGCCACCGGCATGGTCGGCGCGCCGGCTTGCGGCGATGTAATGAAGCTGCAGATCAAGGTTGGCAAGGACGGCATTATTGAGGATGCCAAATTCAAGACTTACGGCTGCGGTTCGGCGATCGCTTCGTCGTCGCTGGTCACCGAGTGGGTCAAGGGCAAGACCGTCGATCAGGCGCTCGACATCAAGAATACCCAGATCGCGGAAGAACTCGCCTTGCCGCCGGTGAAGATTCATTGTTCCATTCTTGCCGAGGATGCGATCAAGGCGGCTGTTGCCGATTACAAAAAGAGGCAGACCAAATAA
- the hscB gene encoding Fe-S protein assembly co-chaperone HscB has protein sequence MTGAAQDYFVLFELPRRFAIDGSELERRYRELQSKVHPDKHAHLGDSERRLAMEWATEANAAFKTLKDPLQRAVYLLHLAGQDVAFENNTSMPSGFLIEQMELREAVADARAAGEESALERLRADLKSRMTAQYASLGTMLDEHKDYAAAADMARRLMFQEKLLQEIDDAQEAIEA, from the coding sequence ATGACAGGCGCGGCTCAGGATTATTTCGTGCTGTTTGAACTGCCGCGCCGGTTTGCGATTGATGGCAGCGAACTGGAACGCCGCTATCGTGAGTTGCAGTCGAAAGTGCATCCTGACAAGCATGCACATCTTGGTGATAGCGAGCGGCGTCTTGCCATGGAGTGGGCAACAGAGGCGAACGCGGCATTCAAGACGCTCAAAGATCCTTTGCAGCGCGCTGTTTATCTGCTGCATCTCGCCGGTCAGGATGTAGCGTTTGAAAACAATACGTCGATGCCGTCGGGCTTTTTGATCGAACAGATGGAACTGCGCGAAGCAGTTGCCGATGCGCGTGCTGCAGGAGAAGAATCAGCCCTGGAAAGATTGCGCGCCGATCTCAAGTCGCGCATGACAGCGCAGTATGCGTCCCTTGGCACGATGCTGGATGAGCACAAGGATTACGCTGCCGCTGCCGACATGGCACGGCGCTTGATGTTTCAGGAAAAACTTTTGCAGGAAATCGACGATGCTCAGGAAGCTATCGAGGCATAA